Proteins encoded together in one Xenopus laevis strain J_2021 chromosome 6L, Xenopus_laevis_v10.1, whole genome shotgun sequence window:
- the LOC108719410 gene encoding tribbles homolog 1 — MSVCPMVANVPRQSRLSALRLAVCRSASSKRLESDEPPAKCPRLIDSPTDNGFLPSPGSPQPSSPHGTNCHPQGPTCIGNCLLLPTGGRQHVYRALQLHSGAELQCKVFPLKHYQKKIESYIHLPWHRNITGIVEVIQGDSKAYVFFEKDFGDMHSYVRGCKRLGEEEAARLFRQIVSAVSHCHRSSIVLGDLKLRKFVFADKERTQLRLESLEDAHIMKENDDSLSDKHGCPAYVSPEILNTTGTYSGKSADVWSLGVMLYTLLVGRYPFHDSDPSALFSKIRRGQYCIPDHVSPKARCLIRSLLRKEPSERLTADEILLHPWFEAASNPGFADQDTSSSDQLVPDVPQNCDNIDSFFC; from the exons ATGTCTGTGTGCCCAATGGTCGCCAACGTTCCGCGGCAGAGCCGACTGAGTGCCCTCCGTCTGGCCGTCTGTAGAAGCGCCTCCTCCAAGCGACTGGAGAGCGACGAACCCCCGGCTAAATGTCCCCGGCTCATCGACAGCCCCACGGACAATGGCTTCCTGCCTTCCCCCGGCTCCCCCCAGCCCAGCAGCCCCCACGGAACCAACTGTCACCCGCAAGGACCGACCTGTATCGGCAACTGCCTCCTGCTCCCCACCGGGGGCCGACAGCACGTCTACCGGGCTCTCCAGCTGCATTCCGGGGCCGAGCTGCAGTGTAAG gtttttccattaaaacactaCCAGAAGAAAATCGAGTCTTACATTCACCTGCCCTGGCACCGGAATATCACGGGGATTGTGGAAGTCATTCAGGGGGACAGCAAGGCCTATGTGTTCTTTGAGAAGGATTTTGGGGACATGCACAGTTACGTGCGCGGCTGTAAGCGTCTCGGAGAAGAAGAAGCCGCCAGACTGTTCCGCCAAATCGTCAGCGCCGTCTCCCACTGCCATCGATCTTCAATAGTCCTCGGGGATCTTAAACTCAGGAAGTTTGTGTTTGCAGATAAGGAAAG GACGCAGCTAAGACTTGAAAGCTTGGAAGACGCCCACATCATGAAGGAGAATGATGACTCTTTGTCGGATAAACATGGCTGCCCGGCTTACGTCAGCCCAGAGATTTTAAACACCACTGGGACTTACTCTGGCAAATCGGCTGACGTGTGGAGTCTAGGGGTGATGCTGTATACTCTTTTAGTGGGACGTTATCCTTTTCATGACTCTGACCCCAGTGCCCTTTTTTCCAAAATCCGGCGAGGGCAGTACTGTATTCCTGACCATGTATCCCCCAAAGCAAGGTGCCTTATACGTAGCCTCCTGAGGAAGGAGCCCTCTGAGCGACTAACGGCGGACGAGATTTTGTTGCACCCTTGGTTTGAAGCTGCTTCTAATCCAGGATTTGCAGATCAGGACACAAGTAGCAGTGACCAACTTGTCCCGGACGTTCCCCAGAACTGTGACAATATAGACTCCTTCTTCTGCTAA